A window of Natrinema versiforme contains these coding sequences:
- a CDS encoding histidine kinase N-terminal 7TM domain-containing protein has product MGWVINPYSVVLLLSLVVAVGTAVAAARSRPAAGSVPLTMLMASVALWLGAHVLEIESATFLWKARWADLQWLPAAVIPTLFLVFALEYTGRDRWLTRRRLGLLVIEPAVMIGLLATNDRMRLLWGTPVEATVALDIPWGSRRPSSPRRRKSGCSPTSGTRRSVSRPPRLSSWNSSSGATASTAGRGSPS; this is encoded by the coding sequence ATGGGATGGGTGATCAACCCCTACAGCGTCGTCCTCTTGCTCTCGTTGGTCGTCGCCGTCGGCACCGCAGTCGCGGCGGCGCGGTCGCGTCCAGCCGCCGGCTCGGTTCCTCTGACCATGCTCATGGCGAGCGTCGCGCTCTGGCTGGGCGCACACGTCCTCGAGATCGAATCGGCGACGTTCCTCTGGAAGGCCCGCTGGGCGGACCTCCAGTGGCTGCCCGCCGCCGTCATCCCGACGCTGTTTCTCGTGTTTGCCCTCGAGTACACGGGCAGGGATCGGTGGCTCACCCGTCGTCGGCTGGGACTGCTCGTGATCGAGCCGGCCGTTATGATCGGCCTGTTGGCGACAAACGACCGGATGCGGCTGCTGTGGGGCACGCCGGTTGAGGCGACGGTCGCGCTGGATATCCCGTGGGGCAGTCGGCGACCGTCGTCACCGCGACGCCGAAAATCGGGCTGTTCGCCCACCTCGGGTACGCGACGCTCTGTCTCGCGGCCACCGCGATTATCGTCTTGGAACTCGTCGTCCGGAGCAACCGCCTCCACCGCTGGCAGGGGCTCGCCGTCCTGA